One Chaetodon trifascialis isolate fChaTrf1 chromosome 13, fChaTrf1.hap1, whole genome shotgun sequence DNA segment encodes these proteins:
- the sgpl1 gene encoding sphingosine-1-phosphate lyase 1 isoform X1, with protein MDYWSALEVYKEMVLLYLEEGRRQVNSHCVDLEPWQIIGATFVTTLSAVWLKGFLFQQESLTSRIKKQCFRLIRKIPFVGGAIQSQLNKALDDMSTSLCTLKEGMSYTKQLPSKGLSQKQVLEKIREYETLNEVQWEKGCVSGTVYWGDESLTNLLVKVYGDFAWSNPLHPDIFPGVRKMEAEVVRMSCTLFHGGPNSCGTVTSGGTESILMACKAYRDMAYERGVKYPEILAPVSVHAAFDKAAHYFGMKLVHIPLDKKTMKVDVKAMKRAINKNTAMLVCSAPQFPHGIMDPVEEVAKLAVRYGIPLHVDACLGGFLIVFMAKAGYPLAPFDFRLKGVTSISADTHKYGYAPKGSSVVLYSDKKYRHYQYFVAPDWQGGIYASPSVAGSRPGGIIAACWATMMHMGESGYIEATKKIISTARKIKAEICKIKGVFVFGNPEVSVVAIGSDVFDIFRLSNALTSKGWNLNTLQYPSSIHICCTVLHTQPGVADRFVRDVKEQVAIIMKNPKEKTTGMGAIYGMAQSIPDRSMVTEISRGFLDCLYSTEVPKSNTSHMNGNGKAH; from the exons ATGGATTACTGG agTGCCTTGGAGGTGTACAAGGAGATGGTCCTGCTGTACCTGGAGGAGGGCCGGCGGCAGGTCAACTCACACTGTGTGGACCTGGAGCCGTGGCAGATCATCGGAGCCACATTCGTCACCACGCTGAGCGCAGTCTGGCTCAAAGGCTTCCTCTTCCAGCAAGAAA GTCTCACATCCCGAATCAAGAAGCAGTGCTTTCGACTCATCAGAAAAATACCCTTTGTTGGGGGTGCA ATTCAGAGCCAGCTCAACAAGGCTTTGGATGACATGTCTACTAGTCTGTGCACTCTGAAGGAAGGGATGAGCTACACCAAACAGCTGCCCTCAAAAGGTCTCTCTCAGAAGCAAGTGCTGGAGAAAATAAGAGAGTACGAGACCCTGA ACGAGGTGCAGTGGGAGAAAGGATGTGTTTCGGGTACGGTGTATTGGGGTGATGAATCACTGACCAACCTCCTGGTGAAG GTGTATGGAGATTTTGCATGGAGCAACCCGCTTCACCCAGACATCTTTCCTGGTGTaagaaagatggaggcagaggtTGTTCGAATGTCTTGCACACTTTTCCACGGTGGACCTAACTCGTGTGGCACA GTTACTTCAGGGGGAACTGAGAGCATACTGATGGCCTGCAAGGCGTACAGAGACATGGCGTATGAACGCGGTGTCAAATACCCTGAAAT TCTCGCTCCTGTGAGCGTCCATGCAGCCTTCGACAAAGCAGCGCATTACTTTGGGATGAAGCTTGTTCACATCCCCCTGGACAAGAAAACTATGAAAGTAGATGTGAAG GCTATGAAAAGAGCCATCAACAAGAACACCGCCATGCTCGTGTGCTCTGCGCCTCAGTTTCCTCATGGAATCATGGATCCCGTTGAGGAAGTAGCAAAG CTGGCCGTACGCTACGGCATCCCGCTGCATGTGGATGCCTGTCTGGGAGGTTTTCTCATTGTCTTCATGGCCAAGGCTGGCTACCCACTCGCCCCGTTTGACTTCAGGTTGAAAGGTGTTACCAGCATCTCTGCAGACACCCACAAG TATGGTTACGCCCCCAAAGGTTCCTCAGTGGTCCTCTACAGCGATAAAAAGTACCGTCACTACCAGTACTTTGTAGCCCCAGACTGGCAGGGGGGGATCTACGCCTCGCCCTCCGTTGCAGGCTCCAGGCCGGGAGGAATCATCGCCGCCTGCTGGGCGACCATGATGCACATGGGAGAGAGTGGATACATAGAAGCCACCAAGAAAATCATCAGCACAGCTCGCAAAATCAAAGCAGA AATCTGCAAGataaaaggtgtgtttgtgtttgggaaTCCAGAGGTGTCGGTGGTGGCAATAGGCTCGGATGTTTTTGATATCTTCCGTCTGTCTAATGCACTGACGTCAAAGGGCTGGAATCTGAACACACTGCAGTACCCATCCAG CATCCATATTTGTTGCACAGTTCTGCACACACAGCCTGGCGTCGCTGACAGGTTTGTCCGTGATGTCAAAGAGCAGGTTGCCATCATCATGAAGAACCCCAAAGAGAAAACCACAGGAATG GGAGCGATCTATGGCATGGCCCAGTCTATCCCAGACAGATCCATGGTAACAGAGATCTCCCGAGGTTTCCTGGACTGTCTCTACAGCACTGAGGTGCCCAAGTCGAACACCAGCCACATGAACGGCAACGGCAAAGCCCACTGA
- the sgpl1 gene encoding sphingosine-1-phosphate lyase 1 isoform X2 codes for MSSGSALEVYKEMVLLYLEEGRRQVNSHCVDLEPWQIIGATFVTTLSAVWLKGFLFQQESLTSRIKKQCFRLIRKIPFVGGAIQSQLNKALDDMSTSLCTLKEGMSYTKQLPSKGLSQKQVLEKIREYETLNEVQWEKGCVSGTVYWGDESLTNLLVKVYGDFAWSNPLHPDIFPGVRKMEAEVVRMSCTLFHGGPNSCGTVTSGGTESILMACKAYRDMAYERGVKYPEILAPVSVHAAFDKAAHYFGMKLVHIPLDKKTMKVDVKAMKRAINKNTAMLVCSAPQFPHGIMDPVEEVAKLAVRYGIPLHVDACLGGFLIVFMAKAGYPLAPFDFRLKGVTSISADTHKYGYAPKGSSVVLYSDKKYRHYQYFVAPDWQGGIYASPSVAGSRPGGIIAACWATMMHMGESGYIEATKKIISTARKIKAEICKIKGVFVFGNPEVSVVAIGSDVFDIFRLSNALTSKGWNLNTLQYPSSIHICCTVLHTQPGVADRFVRDVKEQVAIIMKNPKEKTTGMGAIYGMAQSIPDRSMVTEISRGFLDCLYSTEVPKSNTSHMNGNGKAH; via the exons ATGTCTTCCGGT agTGCCTTGGAGGTGTACAAGGAGATGGTCCTGCTGTACCTGGAGGAGGGCCGGCGGCAGGTCAACTCACACTGTGTGGACCTGGAGCCGTGGCAGATCATCGGAGCCACATTCGTCACCACGCTGAGCGCAGTCTGGCTCAAAGGCTTCCTCTTCCAGCAAGAAA GTCTCACATCCCGAATCAAGAAGCAGTGCTTTCGACTCATCAGAAAAATACCCTTTGTTGGGGGTGCA ATTCAGAGCCAGCTCAACAAGGCTTTGGATGACATGTCTACTAGTCTGTGCACTCTGAAGGAAGGGATGAGCTACACCAAACAGCTGCCCTCAAAAGGTCTCTCTCAGAAGCAAGTGCTGGAGAAAATAAGAGAGTACGAGACCCTGA ACGAGGTGCAGTGGGAGAAAGGATGTGTTTCGGGTACGGTGTATTGGGGTGATGAATCACTGACCAACCTCCTGGTGAAG GTGTATGGAGATTTTGCATGGAGCAACCCGCTTCACCCAGACATCTTTCCTGGTGTaagaaagatggaggcagaggtTGTTCGAATGTCTTGCACACTTTTCCACGGTGGACCTAACTCGTGTGGCACA GTTACTTCAGGGGGAACTGAGAGCATACTGATGGCCTGCAAGGCGTACAGAGACATGGCGTATGAACGCGGTGTCAAATACCCTGAAAT TCTCGCTCCTGTGAGCGTCCATGCAGCCTTCGACAAAGCAGCGCATTACTTTGGGATGAAGCTTGTTCACATCCCCCTGGACAAGAAAACTATGAAAGTAGATGTGAAG GCTATGAAAAGAGCCATCAACAAGAACACCGCCATGCTCGTGTGCTCTGCGCCTCAGTTTCCTCATGGAATCATGGATCCCGTTGAGGAAGTAGCAAAG CTGGCCGTACGCTACGGCATCCCGCTGCATGTGGATGCCTGTCTGGGAGGTTTTCTCATTGTCTTCATGGCCAAGGCTGGCTACCCACTCGCCCCGTTTGACTTCAGGTTGAAAGGTGTTACCAGCATCTCTGCAGACACCCACAAG TATGGTTACGCCCCCAAAGGTTCCTCAGTGGTCCTCTACAGCGATAAAAAGTACCGTCACTACCAGTACTTTGTAGCCCCAGACTGGCAGGGGGGGATCTACGCCTCGCCCTCCGTTGCAGGCTCCAGGCCGGGAGGAATCATCGCCGCCTGCTGGGCGACCATGATGCACATGGGAGAGAGTGGATACATAGAAGCCACCAAGAAAATCATCAGCACAGCTCGCAAAATCAAAGCAGA AATCTGCAAGataaaaggtgtgtttgtgtttgggaaTCCAGAGGTGTCGGTGGTGGCAATAGGCTCGGATGTTTTTGATATCTTCCGTCTGTCTAATGCACTGACGTCAAAGGGCTGGAATCTGAACACACTGCAGTACCCATCCAG CATCCATATTTGTTGCACAGTTCTGCACACACAGCCTGGCGTCGCTGACAGGTTTGTCCGTGATGTCAAAGAGCAGGTTGCCATCATCATGAAGAACCCCAAAGAGAAAACCACAGGAATG GGAGCGATCTATGGCATGGCCCAGTCTATCCCAGACAGATCCATGGTAACAGAGATCTCCCGAGGTTTCCTGGACTGTCTCTACAGCACTGAGGTGCCCAAGTCGAACACCAGCCACATGAACGGCAACGGCAAAGCCCACTGA
- the pcbd1 gene encoding pterin-4-alpha-carbinolamine dehydratase produces the protein MAGKIQSLTEEERAHLLPVLRNAQWVEVVGRDAIYKEFTFKDFNQAFGFMSRVALQAEKMDHHPEWFNVYNKVQITLSTHDCGGLSQRDITLATFIDQASLM, from the exons ATG GCTGGTAAAATTCAGAGtctgactgaggaggagagggcccACCTACTCCCCGTGCTTCGCAACGCTCAGTGGGTGGAGGTCGTGGGCCGGGACGCCATTTACAAAGAGTTTACTTTCAAAGACTTCAATCAG GCTTTCGGTTTCATGTCCAGAGTGGCTTTACAAGCAGAGAAGATGGACCATCACCCCGAGTGGTTTAATGTCTATAATAAG GTCCAGATCACTCTCAGTACACATGACTGTGGGGGGTTGTCCCAACGTGACATCACTTTGGCCACCTTCATTGACCAGGCGTCACTGATGTGA
- the pdlim1 gene encoding PDZ and LIM domain protein 1 — protein sequence MPLRVVVQGPGPWGFRLVGGKDFEQPLTISRVTPGSKAAQANLCMGDMILAIDGEPTEHMTHLEAQNKIKGCVEEMVLSIDRSEAKMWSPLASEEGKTHPYKMNLASEPREVKHIGSTHNRSALPFTGFGSKVVTNQYNSPSGLYSSQNIQDFNSAVATANEPSRNAPSDPSPAGKRPPVAADSEVYKMLQENQESDEPPRQSASFKVLQEILETGDSDKPSGFRSVKAPSTKIGSSVGNTDKLPTCDKCGSGIVGMVVKLRDKFRHPECYTCTDCDVNLKQKGHFFVEDQIYCEKHARERVTPPEGYDVVTVFPK from the exons GTCACCCCCGGCAGTAAAGCCGCCCAGGCCAACCTGTGTATGGGAGACATGATCTTGGCTATCGACGGCGAGCCGACAGAGCACATGACTCACTTGGAAGCGCAGAACAAAATCAAGGGTTGCGTAGAGGAGATGGTGCTCTCCATCGACAG GTCAGAAGCTAAAATGTGGTCGCCGCTTGCATCTGAGGAAGGGAAGACACATCCATACAAGATGAATCTTGCGTCAGAGCCGagg GAGGTGAAACACATCGGCTCCACCCACAACAGGAGCGCTCTGCCGTTCACTGGTTTTGGCTCCAAGGTCGTGACCAACCAGTACAACAGCCCCTCTGGTCTCTACTCCTCGCAGAACATCCAGGACTTCAACTCCGCCGTGGCTACAGCCAATGAGCCCAGCCGCAA TGCTCCCTCAGATCCATCGCCGGCAGGCAAGCGACCACCTGTGGCAGCAGATTCTGAGGTTTACAAGATGCTGCAGGAGAACCAAGAGTCTGACGAGCCTCCTCGACAGTCGGCTTCATTCAAGGTGCTGCAGGAGATTCTGGAGACGG GTGACTCTGATAAACCATCAGGGTTCAGGAGTGTGAAAGCACCCTCGACAAAGATTGGATCATCTGTGGGGAACACAGACAAGTTGCCCACATGTGACAAATGTGGATCTGGGATTGT GGGGATGGTGGTGAAGCTGAGGGACAAGTTCCGTCACCCCGAGTGCTACACCTGCACGGACTGCGACGTCAACCTAAAACAGAAGGGACATTTCTTTGTGGAGGACCAGATTTATTGTGAGAAGCACGCACGCGAGCGAGTGACCCCACCTGAGGGCTACGATGTGGTTACCGTCTTCCCCAAGTAG